From a single Sander vitreus isolate 19-12246 chromosome 4, sanVit1, whole genome shotgun sequence genomic region:
- the LOC144516373 gene encoding fibronectin type III domain-containing protein 11-like produces MDEVKLACTSLEECGAQETQMDALPDLRTQILQLLCTRLSDDCIMAMQEVLRLMQRSSYYLEIQRDDLLPTADEQQHTLHLSDSTVWSLVDQRRLQRAMTLANTQVKLHLTFLGLLYEEIIRGCQELEAFIIKYDQGLVDSDITASTQERLQQTHQYLKDFESRLAWKLGPLDLQNQLIPNTGSIPIQQLSASLAIKMPVIFNRSETCTTSNTVHLCWEVAGEQSQELNQEFEIHVKSFHPTIVEHCQFTKSTCQSYNIEVNNLISDRYYKFSVKRVDSVNLVYGLWVDTITLKTLDISKSEQAASY; encoded by the exons ATGGATGAGGTCAAGCTGGCCTGTACAAGTTTAGAGGAGTGTGGAGCCCAGGAGACTCAAATGGACGCCCTCCCAGACCTCCGCACCCAAATCCTACAGCTGCTCTGCACTAGACTAAGTGACGACTGCATCATG GCGATGCAGGAAGTGCTGCGGCTCATGCAGAGGAGCTCGTACTACTTGGAAATCCAACGTGATGATTTGCTACCAACAGCAGATGAGCAGCAGCACActttacatttgtctgacagcacGGTGTGGTCTCTCGTTGACCAGCGGAGGCTGCAGCGTGCAATGACCCTGGCTAACACCCAGGTGAAACTCCACCTCACCTTTCTGGGACTGCTCTACGAAGAGATCATCAGGGGCTGTCAGGAGCTGGAAGCCTTCATCATAAAGTACGACCAGGGTTTGGTAGACAGTGACATTACAGCTTCCACGCAGGAGAGGCTCCAGCAAACCCACCAGTACCTGAAAGACTTTGAGAGCAGATTGGCTTGGAAACTCGGCCCACTGGACCTGCAGAACCAGCTCATCCCCAACACAGGCAGCATCCCCATACAACAGCTCAGTGCATCACTGGCCATCAAGATGCCGGTTATATTTAACCGGTCCGAGACTTGCACGACATCCAACACTGTACATCTGTGTTGGGAAGTCGCAGGTGAGCAATCTCAGGAGTTGAACCAAGAGTTTGAGATCCACGTAAAAAGTTTTCACCCAACAATTGTTGAACATTGCCAGTTTACTAAATCTACATGCCAGTCGTACAACATAGAGGTCAACAACCTAATATCTGACAGGTATTATAAGTTCTCTGTCAAGAGAGTAGATTCTGTAAACCTGGTGTATGGACTGTGGGTTGACACCATCACCCTGAAGACCTTGGATATTTCCAAGTCAGAGCAAGCTGCCTCTTATTGA